The DNA segment ATGAGTTGTAATAAGACTATTCCTGTTCTTTTGAGAATAGATATACATTATCCAATTCTTGTCCTTTTTCTTTCTGAAATTGTTTTCTATGTTTTACCGGCTTTTAATTTTTGGGGAAATCTAACTTCTCGATCCTATTCCTTTTTTTATGTTTCCTCCGTTTATTTACTCGCTTATTAAATTGAATTTTAGCTAACGATTTAATATGTGTGCTTTTTTTATATTTAGTTCTATTTAAcactaaaaattaattaaaataatactcCAATACGTTAAGGTGAATATGGTCATTTGACCTCAACCATCATACCACAGAACTTAAGCTCTATCTGTTTGTAATTTTCACATTCTCTTAACAAACTTTCCACCAAAACGACGAAAATAGTTGCTCGCTTTGTTTTAAGCTTTTACCTAGTCCCCTCTCCTCGATCTCCCCCCAGATTTGTCTAGAAATTACCGTCACATTTAACGGCTGTCAAAAACCCAGGACCACAGAAATGACAGCACTACTCATCAGCCAATAATAAGAACCACAATCCGACGAAATTTGATCTCATTATTATCATCCTCACCCTCTTcactactctctctctctctctcttctctgcAAAAGAAGGTCTGCTCAGTGAGTACTTTAATTTAAGGGAAAGTAAAATTCTGAAATTCTTGTTCAGAGCTTCTGTTATAGAATTGAAGATAGAGAGATTTTTGTGTACGATCGAGGAGGGTCTAAATTTCAAATTCGACATTTAATATTCATACATAATTAGCTGATTCGCATATATAGAATCTACGCTGTTGTTATTGATTAAAGCCTACATGTACATATGGTATATAAGTGAGAGGAATTGATGGGAAGGTATATATGAGGAAGTGCAAGGGAATTGAAGAGGTGACGATTATGGAGGTGTCAGATGTAGATTTGGAAGTGCCGACGACGACGAAAAAGAGGAAGATATCAAGTGATGGAGATGTCAAGCTCATGTCTCCTCCTCTACTTCGCTGCAGAAGTCACTCCGGAGTCGGAGATACGCCGGCCGGAAGTTTGGTTTCTCCGTCGAGTTCGGTTAATTTAAATGATGCTTCTAACTTAGATCACGATTTAGCGTCTTATTGCTTAAGGAATGGATCAAGCGAGGTAACAAAGAGCAATTCCAAATCAATATTACGACGCTTCTGAGTATAACTTACTTAGAATTCAATTTTCtcctatatgtatatatatgttcaGACTCAGAATATGTATCATGTTGCATTTAAAAACTGGATATGTTGAATTTAtgtgaaatttgaattttgaatttcctGTAATGCAGGAGAACAGTGTGATAGCGTCTGCAGAAAGGTAAATAGTGTTATTATTAAATTTGTCTtttcaattcaaaattaaaaaataaaaatacttaaTTGATTTCAACAGCCTGGTTATTTATACGATTACCAGTATTTATTTAAAACGTACATTTTGCAGTAAAGAGGCGAAATTATCAAGCGAGCGTCAACGAACGCCGGAGAAAATGCCGTCTGAAAAAGAGATTGAAGAGTTTTTTGCAGCTCGCCAGAAAGCTATACTTAAACGATTTAGAAAAAAGTACATTTCcttctctcttttgttttctttccttttatgtttttcctctctcGTAATGGCTTTTAATTGGTAAAGGTACAACTTCGACTTTGAGAAAGAGGAGCCATTGGAAGGTCGCTACGAATGGGTCCGAATAGGAAGTTGAAGATTGAATTCGCAAGACTGACCACAACAGTATCAATTGCTGCTGCTTCATTTATTTTTGCTGGTACTACACCAATACCTTGTTTAGGTGTTCGTGCTTTTCTTtcctaataaataataattattcttTTGCCCTTTTAAATTGAGGGCTAGGAGTTTGGAGATGTAGAGTTAATAGTGGATTAACAATGCAGGCACCTTTCATCCAACTTTCTTCGTCTTGAATTCTTATATTATTAAGTACTAGTGTtacaacaaatacaacaatatATTCAGTATTATTCCACACCGTAAGATctagggaggatagtgtgtacgcagaccttaccctaccttgtgaggatagagacgTTTCCAaaagtataagcaccacattaatgaaaatatagacaagaagggacaatacCAAAAGGCCATATAAAAGCAGTATAAAaataacaagatagtaaggtgatcaacaataaaagaaaataacagtTAGTAATAAAAATCTTTTActaacagaaagcgagactgtatgccaatactactgttatgaacacccTAGACTACCTACTTTACTACCCTAATcatcgacctccataccttcctatcaatggtcatgtcctcggtcaacTGAAGTTGCGccatatcttgcctaatcacctctccccacctttTCTTTGGCGTACCTCTACCACTCtataggccctccaatgtcaacctctcacacctcttcACCGGTacatctgtgctcctcctcctcacatgaccaaaacACCTAAGTCGCGCTTCTAGCATCTTGTCCTCGTTAAGTACTAGTATTAATTTACTAACTTTCTcccataaattttttatttagtttGCATCACTCCTCCATTCTTAATTAATTTCCATCATTTAAAGTTTTATGTGAGATGTTTAGATATTCCagtaaaatatcaaaaatttgAGTTTCACCAATTGCTTCCTATCCTTTGCTAACTAGAAATAAATGTTTCTCATCAAGAAGTGAGAGCAGAGACGGAACCAAAATTAATAGTTTATGGATTTTAAATTTTATGCTTAGCTTTTTCAAGATAAAATACGTATTTAGTGAATTAGAAATATGAGAGAGAAGTGAAAGTGAGAGTGACAGCAACAGTAAACAAACAATATATAGAAACAGCGCCAACAGAGCTTGCCGTATAAGTTACGGACACCTATTCAAAGAACGGGACGCCCCCATGTGGATATGAGTTTTCTGGTCCCTTCACCTATACTCATTTTCATCACAAAGTAAAATATGTACTTACTCAATTGCCAATTGGGAATTATTATTACCACATTTATcatatcttttctatttttcccTACCCAAAATCGCATTGGGTAGGATCCGTTAAGAAAGAAGCGTAacattaggattttttttaattctttaagGCACAAATTCGAATTCTCGAATTAAGGGTGAGGGAACTCTATCCATCTCACTACAAGATAATATATATCATATTTCCTCATTGCATTATCTTTTTATTTCCTTCTAGCAATTTGGGTTTCATTACTTTCAAAGGTTGTTTTATGTACGAAAGCAAATTGGCGATGCAATTTTCTTGCCCTATTGGAAAGGACTAAGGACACATGAATGAGGTATAGTGCCCGAATTGTAAAATTAGAATGGAGACAGTAAAAATTATATCAATTACAGCCAAATCGcttcagtttttatttatttttttcatttttctggaTGCGTCATTGTGTATTTAGAAGCATGAaacgttgtttttttttttcttttttgcatttGGAGGCGCCGGATGTGATTAGCTTAGTAATGACAACTTATTTATCGAATAAATAGGAATTACTAGAAAAGTGAAGATTAGCAAGCTGAGAGATCATACTACTAAAAATTAATCTCTGTAATCTGTGAGTTGGGATTCCAAGAAAGCTTTGCAATTAATAAAAAGCAATGTAACAGTATGCTTGTcttcgagcaatcaaactatactttatatagacacaatCTTTTTAAATAATTCTCCTAATTCATCACACCAAAAATACTTAAAATAGACAAAGCACAAAAACGTAatatcttcacctcaagatttgacttacaaataccacgcattattcacaactcactcacttattctaacatagaggtcattgacattacctttccttcatgaatcaagtgccctcacacaacaaaagagagtagttccacacaataaaatttaagaacacttaggaactcaagttagaaagaattcgctcactctcagaaataacattcatatgccacaaaagatgcaccataggcttgcccgtagtgtactattctactaattgagctcattcagtctaggatcaagtaggactttatttggttgtaatgtaggttgcgggacgggtaggatacatttacatataagagtgactacacctccctaagcactttaatacatatactttaacattcaaaccccatatttatgtcaaaccaaactccaccttcacatcaatgtatattacctcATACTTCTTTAAGTATAATTACATCAAAAGTtaccacttatcaaggaatatttttttttcacagcaatacaataatttttttccttttctttctttttcaattcaagtggctcttactttttcaaaataatgcacctttctccttatttcattagttccactcaaaatccaaaccatccaccccacactttaacttttacacagtTTATAATAaatcaagtgctcatgagaggttagaaggttcaaatagatggttaattcaaataaatgggtaaggcttgtaatgtggttgccaaagaaacaagattacaggctcaataggttaactacgatacataacaattaggcgggtaaaatatatatatggctcaacaaagaaatgcataTATCACTgtcaagactgaacaaaactactatttcgctttgcaaacacacggggcaagttctagacatcaaatgcaatgcacagaataacacccaaacctcacacacacatggcagataactcactcaggattggattcatcaagacactctagtcaaagcagttaagcaaatttaaaatcatacaatttaaggtatttatacaagagtcaagaactgagcctaagcgtcacaaccaaagtactcactattctcaaggcacaacaaaagaaagagatatttcttcaattcaaaacacaacacaatagCTCttattcctaaaaaaataaaactagctacacccggttcaaacaaaacccttggaaaagaaccgcgacataAAGAAAAACAAGGggaaattactacactacctacaaaaaaaatctttttatcttttttctttcgacttaaatccctcaagaaaaatatctaatagatccatcgtcgggaaaggtccaatcttttatatttttgtaaaaataaaaaaaaaattattcaattaaactaacacaactaaaatagcatggAAAGTCACCTAAACAATCTCCTctccccacacttaaaattatgcattgtccccaatgcacacccatacatacaagagggtaaaagaaactccctg comes from the Nicotiana tabacum cultivar K326 chromosome 14, ASM71507v2, whole genome shotgun sequence genome and includes:
- the LOC107810968 gene encoding uncharacterized protein LOC107810968, with protein sequence MRKCKGIEEVTIMEVSDVDLEVPTTTKKRKISSDGDVKLMSPPLLRCRSHSGVGDTPAGSLVSPSSSVNLNDASNLDHDLASYCLRNGSSEENSVIASAESKEAKLSSERQRTPEKMPSEKEIEEFFAARQKAILKRFRKKYNFDFEKEEPLEGRYEWVRIGS